From Blastochloris viridis, one genomic window encodes:
- the ftsZ gene encoding cell division protein FtsZ, whose amino-acid sequence MTINLKKPDIRELRPRITVFGIGGAGGNAVNNMISAGLAGVEFVVANTDAQALASTKSERVVQMGLQVTEGLGAGSMPEVGRAAAEEVLDEIRDHLSGSHMVFVTGGMGGGTGTGASPVIARAARELGILTVGVVTKPFHFEGARRMRVADAGITELQKNVDTLIVIPNQNLFRVANERTTFADAFAVADQVLFSGVACITDLMVKEGLINLDFADVRVVMREMGKAMMGTGEASGDRRAINAAEAAIANPLLDETSMRGARGLLISITGGRDLTLYEVDEAATRIREEVDPDANIILGATFDQNLEGIVRVSVVATGIDPSVMPDAVTPITDRQRSNAGRILLESGGTIPEIVTDPLAAAPSAGFVRSPEPGVRPRPGAAIDDVTIRPLPPKPAYFLDEAPQAPGAPVSEPEPETFIPPLPERPGASRPPVRMPRPDEFPLPGQAQLAAAHNAGADGHDKKKMTLLQRLAAVGLGRKDGEDEPPAHQRPVIRDIQPSLDAPRAPRPQASPEILSEYGKRPAAPRPAPQGLDQHGRPATLPAMDEDHLDIPAFLRRQAN is encoded by the coding sequence ATGACGATCAACCTGAAGAAGCCCGATATTCGGGAGCTGCGGCCGAGAATCACGGTTTTCGGCATCGGTGGCGCCGGCGGCAACGCCGTCAACAACATGATTTCGGCCGGGCTCGCAGGGGTCGAGTTCGTGGTCGCCAACACCGATGCCCAGGCGCTGGCTTCGACCAAGTCAGAGCGCGTGGTGCAGATGGGCCTGCAGGTCACCGAGGGCCTCGGCGCCGGCTCGATGCCGGAAGTCGGCCGCGCCGCGGCCGAGGAGGTTCTCGACGAGATCCGCGACCACCTGTCGGGCTCGCACATGGTGTTCGTGACCGGCGGCATGGGCGGCGGCACCGGCACCGGCGCCTCGCCGGTGATTGCGCGTGCGGCGCGTGAACTGGGCATCCTGACGGTCGGGGTCGTCACCAAGCCTTTCCATTTCGAAGGCGCGCGCCGGATGCGCGTCGCCGACGCCGGCATCACCGAACTTCAGAAGAACGTCGACACCCTCATCGTCATCCCGAACCAGAACCTGTTCCGGGTTGCCAATGAGCGCACCACCTTCGCCGACGCCTTCGCCGTGGCGGACCAGGTGCTGTTCTCGGGCGTCGCCTGCATCACCGACCTGATGGTGAAGGAAGGCCTGATCAACCTCGACTTCGCCGACGTCCGCGTGGTGATGCGCGAGATGGGCAAGGCGATGATGGGCACCGGCGAGGCCTCCGGCGACCGCCGCGCCATCAACGCCGCCGAGGCGGCGATCGCCAACCCGCTGCTCGACGAGACCTCGATGCGCGGCGCCCGCGGCCTCTTGATCTCGATCACCGGCGGCCGCGACCTCACGCTCTACGAGGTCGACGAGGCGGCCACCCGCATCCGCGAGGAGGTCGACCCCGACGCCAACATCATCCTTGGCGCCACCTTCGATCAGAACCTCGAAGGTATCGTCCGCGTTTCGGTGGTTGCCACCGGCATCGACCCGTCGGTGATGCCGGACGCGGTGACCCCGATCACCGACCGCCAGCGCTCCAACGCCGGGCGTATCCTGCTCGAGAGCGGCGGCACCATTCCCGAGATCGTCACCGATCCGCTGGCGGCGGCGCCGTCCGCGGGCTTCGTCCGCTCGCCCGAGCCGGGGGTGCGGCCGCGCCCGGGTGCGGCGATCGACGACGTCACCATCCGCCCGCTGCCGCCCAAGCCGGCCTACTTCCTGGACGAGGCGCCGCAGGCGCCGGGCGCGCCGGTGTCCGAGCCGGAGCCGGAGACCTTCATTCCGCCGCTGCCGGAACGTCCGGGTGCCTCCCGCCCCCCGGTGCGGATGCCGCGGCCGGATGAGTTTCCGCTGCCGGGGCAGGCCCAGCTCGCCGCGGCGCACAACGCCGGCGCCGATGGCCATGACAAGAAGAAGATGACGCTGCTGCAGCGCCTCGCCGCGGTCGGGCTCGGTCGCAAGGACGGCGAAGACGAGCCGCCGGCCCACCAGCGCCCGGTGATCCGCGACATCCAGCCCTCACTGGACGCGCCGCGGGCGCCGCGCCCCCAGGCATCGCCCGAGATCCTGTCCGAATACGGCAAGCGGCCGGCTGCGCCGCGGCCGGCGCCGCAGGGACTCGACCAGCACGGCCGGCCCGCAACTTTGCCGGCAATGGACGAGGATCACCTCGACATCCCGGCGTTCCTGCGCCGCCAGGCCAATTGA